Proteins from a single region of Acidianus ambivalens:
- a CDS encoding DEAD/DEAH box helicase has product MFKNLSEELTKALQEANYVNPTKVQELAIPQMLQGKSVLAQAKTGSGKTAAYLIPILEKEEQALVLTPTRELAEQVADEARKLGKYKKMSIGVIIGGVPYSGQDKEAKKDIVIGTPGRILDLWGKGYLDLSRFSVAIVDEVDRMFDMGFIDDVRMILKNANPDMYGFFSATVPEEVESLAKEFSPNIEFLKVDDIKPVEIEHLFYEVKGWRDKISKLKDELDDNEKTIIFVNTKKKVEELYEELRDDFEISLLHGDLPQRVRLRNLSSFRRGKTNVLLSTDLASRGIDVIDVTKVINFDTPRDVETYIHRVGRTGRMGRKGIAITFYTRRDAQLILKIKDLIKGKKLEVQ; this is encoded by the coding sequence ATGTTTAAAAATCTTAGTGAAGAGCTTACAAAAGCTTTACAAGAAGCAAACTATGTCAACCCTACTAAAGTTCAAGAATTAGCAATACCGCAAATGTTACAAGGAAAGAGTGTCTTAGCTCAAGCAAAGACTGGCTCAGGGAAAACCGCAGCATATTTAATTCCTATTCTAGAAAAGGAAGAGCAAGCTTTAGTATTAACGCCTACTAGAGAATTAGCTGAGCAAGTAGCAGATGAGGCAAGAAAACTAGGTAAATATAAGAAAATGAGTATAGGAGTTATTATTGGAGGAGTTCCCTACTCTGGACAAGATAAGGAGGCCAAAAAAGATATAGTAATAGGGACTCCAGGTAGGATATTAGACTTATGGGGTAAAGGCTATTTAGATCTTTCACGCTTTTCCGTTGCAATAGTTGATGAAGTTGATAGAATGTTCGATATGGGCTTTATTGATGACGTTAGGATGATACTAAAAAATGCCAACCCAGATATGTATGGATTCTTTTCAGCAACAGTTCCAGAAGAAGTGGAAAGTCTTGCAAAGGAATTCTCTCCTAATATTGAATTTCTAAAAGTTGACGATATTAAACCTGTAGAAATAGAACACTTGTTTTACGAGGTAAAAGGTTGGAGAGATAAGATTAGTAAATTAAAAGATGAGTTAGACGATAATGAGAAAACCATTATTTTCGTAAATACAAAAAAGAAGGTCGAAGAGCTTTACGAGGAGCTAAGGGACGATTTTGAAATTTCCTTGCTTCATGGTGATTTACCACAAAGAGTTAGATTAAGGAATCTATCGTCTTTCAGAAGAGGTAAAACTAACGTACTACTCTCAACTGATTTAGCGTCAAGAGGAATTGATGTAATAGATGTTACTAAAGTAATAAATTTTGACACTCCAAGAGATGTTGAAACTTATATTCACAGAGTAGGAAGAACTGGAAGAATGGGAAGAAAAGGGATAGCGATAACGTTTTACACTAGGAGAGATGCTCAATTAATTCTGAAGATAAAAGATTTAATAAAAGGTAAGAAGCTGGAAGTTCAGTAG
- a CDS encoding helix-turn-helix domain-containing protein, with translation MNLTDKILALLYDRGELTSSEIADSLREDEENVELTLKGMEKEGLVFEKEKGLIFKKKVYSLTPTGLEKAKKAKEELEEKANKLVTAIQQGEDPQVIVQEYADLIPLMLAMSLIDMMMLQDLMFIDFMNF, from the coding sequence ATGAATCTAACGGATAAAATACTTGCATTACTTTACGACAGAGGAGAATTAACTAGCAGCGAGATTGCTGATAGCTTAAGAGAAGACGAAGAAAATGTAGAACTTACATTAAAAGGTATGGAAAAAGAAGGGCTAGTTTTTGAGAAAGAGAAAGGTCTTATATTTAAAAAGAAAGTTTACTCTTTAACTCCTACAGGATTAGAAAAAGCTAAGAAGGCAAAGGAAGAACTAGAAGAGAAGGCTAACAAACTAGTTACAGCAATACAACAAGGAGAAGACCCACAAGTAATAGTTCAAGAATACGCTGATTTAATACCATTAATGTTAGCAATGTCTTTAATTGATATGATGATGTTGCAAGATCTTATGTTTATAGATTTTATGAACTTTTGA